A region of the Gigantopelta aegis isolate Gae_Host chromosome 11, Gae_host_genome, whole genome shotgun sequence genome:
tgtgcaaacatatacacacatacatgcgcgcgcgcacacatacatacacacacacacacagagacaaaaacacacatacatacaagcaATATATGTCTTTGCTATTACAgcttttgttgttgtagtttaaattataatgtttgCGAATTCCAAAGTTAATGGGGTTCCTTAGCCCATCAGTGGTTCAATTTTCGGATACAAATCTGAAATTTGGCACCGAGACATTTTGAGTctcactaaaaaaaacccaaatatgtTTCTAGTTGTTCAGACAGATCTGGTAAAAagagagacccccccccccccccccccccaaacaaaaaacaaaagaagaagaataagaagaaaaaacccaccccaccccttaatATAAACAAATCGACTGTTTCATGTGCTACactttaaaccaaatgaccCATTCCGGCACCAGTCACATATATAGCTAGCGAGCGTTAGCGCCGCTCAGTATCGCTGAACGCAGTGCATATGTTTGTAGTCTTCTTCGTTTACTTATCTTCATgctggttcaagcacgctgatcTAGGCACACACCTTAGTTGTTAGCAGCTTAGTGCTAGAGAGGTTGGTATCTCTTGTTGAAGGACGCTCTTGGCTTAACCACTAGACCTCTGAGGCCGGTGATATTTGCAGTAgccaaaaatgcattttatacgAAACAGACAAAGTACGAGCCACTGAACTTAGGGTGAGCGATTTTAATATAATGAGAGGTTCAATTACACGAGCGATAATTCAACTTCTAGGTGAACGGGTCTGTTTAATGGTAGATTACACTCTAAATGTCTTGTTTTGTGCCCGCCCCCAGGTGTTTACTCAAATAACAGCGACTGAGTAAAAACCTTCGAAACTGAAACGGAGTAAGGTTAATCAAATGTTGAGGCACGTGACTAAAAAGTGTATAGCATTTCATTAAAGGTGCATGTACGTGGTCCTTTAAAGGTAGGATtacaccaaataacttccggctgggtcaaagttcgcggtgcacccaacgtttgatagaacagttaataccacaagtcctgtcattggtgataaatgtgagtatgtttgttgtaaaaacaaatgtttttttttccatctaagcaataaaatttatgcaattttattttatctagtaccaccgtgtcaagcaGTCTTGTGCTGGGTACATACAaacaaaagtactcaaattgtgtgcgatactagggtagtcatagacgctacccgttagcTATGAATTAAGCAGCGtaaccccatttttttctgacttACTTTAAtgatgaggggtggtagtatttatatccgtggtgtttatatccattgatatgctgcaggtaggagttttagccacatatgttactattgtcgtctatggaagttgagagagagagagagagagagagagagagagagagagagagagagagagagagagagagagagagagagagagagagagagagagagagagagagagagagagagaggagagagagagagagagaggagaggagaggatgatgggaggggcggggggggggtgagggcagagttaaaaaaaataaaaatatattaaggtGTTTTTATTCAacgggtgtttgtgtgtgcaacTGATAAAATGATCATGTACGCACCCCTCCGCACATAGGCTATGAATTCATATACATGACTTTCATATTATACACTGAAGATCAAAGTGCATCAAGTGCCACATATTTCCATCTTCTGCCCCAGCATCAACCAAATACATCCCGCCGATACGCATAAATTATGATAATGAAGATAGAGATAAAAATGTGATgtgtcaaaaaaagaaagaaaaaaaaaagaaagaaaaaacaaagaaagaaaaagacgGAAAAAGTCTCAACAAGGAACAGACCAAACTACCCGATCTCCGTTTAACATTCGTACCGGGTGCACCCTGGCAGGAAGGCTGGTTGCACGGGTAATTTAATAACCAGCCATGTTTACGGATGATGGCGCTGGTAAGGCGCGGACAATGCGCGCGCACGAGGGAGGGCGGCAGAGTGGCTCTTTTAACACAGGGGCTAGATAAACACAACACCGCCAGACGGGAATCTGACAGGGAGAAATGAATGTGCGAGTGAGAGACGCTCCGCTGAAAGCCAGCGACTGACTTTTGTGTAATTAAGGCTTTCAATTATCCCCACGGTGGGGCGCCACGCCCATACGGAGACGTCTTTATCGGTGTTGGGGGTACAGTCCTCGCTTGTGTTGTGGTTAAACGGTATCGGCGGactttaaggctggtaggtgctgggttcgcctcccggtaACGGTTCTCACACTCAGGGTGTTTAACGACTAAATGGGTGTAAGGCCTGTAGCAGCCCAATATGTTCCATCTGGGATACTACCATCATTTGCATCACAAacgaaagaagtgttttatttaacgacgcactcaacacattttatttacggttatatggcgtcagacatatggttaaggaccacacaaattttaagaggaaacccgctgtcgccactacatgggctactcttccgattagcagcaagggatcttttatttgcgcttcccacaggcaggatagcacaaaccatggcctttgttgaaccagttatggatcactggtcggtgcaagtggtttacacctacccattgagccttgcggagcactcactcacggtttggagacggtatgtggattaaaaatcccatgcctcgactgggatccgaacccagtacctaccagcctgtagaccgatggcctgccacgacgccaccgagcccGGTAGCATCACAAACGAACACACTACCACAGACTAATTCGTTTGTGCATGCGCATCACATGCCTTTAAATGGTTAatggtgcgggacgtagcccagtggtaaagcgttcccttcatgcgcggtcggtctaggatcgatccccgtcggtggacccattgggctatatctcgttctagccagtgctccacaactggtgtaataaaggccgtggtatgtactatcctgtctgtgggatggtgcatataaaagatcccttgctgctaatcgaaaagagcagcccatgaagtggcgacagcgggtttcctctctcaatatctgtgtagtttATAATCATATGcccggcgccatataaccgtaagtaaaatgtgttgagtgcgtcgttaaataaaacatttccttccttctttcacaAACGAAAACACACTACAACTGAGTAATTCGCGAGTGCATGCACATCACATGTCTTTAAAATGgttaaagtttaagtttgttttgtttaacgacacaactagggcacagtgatttattagtcccctaccggttcAACAggagggaactataggtttcatctccgtccttctgtctgtctgtatgtctgtccatcTTGTCTGTCCCTTCATCcttccgtctgtcccacatatagttttccggatgttttattttagaaagCCGTGAGGTAttgacctgaaattttgtgtatagctttatcatgtactgttacagaccaagattgactttcatggcgatttacccacttttgacggagttatggtccttatatttaggagatgtgaaaattagttttccggactttttgttttgcaatgcctgaataAACTgatatgaaattttgtatatatctttGTCATGTaatgttactgatcaagtttaacttttatggtTATTTATCCAATTTTCCCAGAAGTATGGTCCTCGAATTTAGgagataaaacatttgttgggtTCGGTAggagacgtgtattgctttagcagtactctcagaatgcttgttgataGAGTtgtggtccttgaacttaggagttACCAAAATTTGTTGGTCCGGGTAggggacgtgtattgctttagcagtactttgagaatgcttgttaatcatcggctgttggatgtaaaacatttggtattttgccatatagtcttagagaggaaacctacttcATTTTTTCCATGCGCAACcaggtgatcttttatatgcactttcacacagacaggacaacacataccacggcctttgatatacattgtGTACGTAGGcgtaatttattaatactgaCTGGTAGTTGGTATATTTGTTATGCCAACGAACGTAAGGCAGATAGGTACCAGATACCAAGTAGAATGCACGAGACCATGGTATAAGACCATCACACTACCCTCGCTACAATGGTTCCTGTATTAAACCTTATTCCTTTAGTTCATTACCCATTCCAAACCTCCCCCCATACATGGTTCCTAAATTAAACCTTATTCCTTTAGTTCATTACCCCATTCCAAACCTCCCCCCATACATGGTTCCTGGATTAAACCTTATTCCTTTAGTTCATTACCCATTCCAAACCTCCCCCCATACATGGTTCCTGAATTAAACCTTATTCCTTTAGTTCATTACCCATTCCAAACCTCCCCCCATACATGGTTCCTGTATTAAACCTTATTCCTTTAGTTCATTACCCAttccaaacctcccccccccatACATGGTTCCTGGATTAAACCGTATTCCTTTAGTTCATTACCCCAttccaaacctcccccccccccacacatgGTTCCTAAATTAAACCTTATTCCTTTAGTTCATTACCCCATTCCAAACCTCCCCCCCATACATGGTTCCTAAATTAAACCTTATTCCTTTAGTTCATTACCCCATTCCAAACCTCCCCCCACACATGGTTCCTGGAATAACCCTTGTTCCTCTGGTACACTACCCAATTCCACCCCGTCCATGGTTCCTGGAATAATCCTTATTCATTCAGTACACTGCCCCATTCCACGGTTTCTGGAATAACCCCTGTTCCTTTAGTGCACTACCTCCATTCCACCCCCGTCCATGGTTCCTGGATTGGCCCTTGTTCCTTTCAACCATATTACATTTCTTTCGTTATTACCGCAAAGTCATTGTTTTACCAGTGATAATCATGACACACCAGATGCAACGCTCGCCTAATTTGTGGaaacatttagaaaataatatcatgtttaaGAGGCAGTTATTGCGTTTAGCTTCGACTCGCTACATCAACTGCATTCTGTTATCGCCGAACAAAACCGACAGACGCAATCCAAACTATGGGGTTGGTAACCAACTCTTTTTCTACGAAAGAGGGCAGCCTGGAGGTTCCATTGTACAAAAACAATTCCTGTTGTAGATCAGGCAAACGtttattgttactgttactttataTACGTGCcaatatccaaaagaggttcggGCACGTCTaggtgtattaataataataactgatataagcagcgaatcaacacacccaggcggCAAATCAGTGAAAAAATGTGGCACCccacatttaatctacctgcaagaaaatggagggtcacataccatttaaaagATTTAATGAATGTTAATATTAGCAACCCTAATTTTTTGCGTAAAATCGccgttcaattttttttttgtggtacGCTGCGCAGGTTTCAACCTCTTGTGTATGatacataacaactgtatatgGCAAATAAAAGCGTATTTATGTATTGGCTATAGATAATAATATTTGCACAAACAATCAATgccacatattactaccaatcagagctaCAGCTGTTTCTACTCGGTAAATATTTcaggtgcacttcgaactttgaacCCGGGACTTTCTTCTTTAGTACAGTGCAACCTAAAGTTACAGCCTCTCCTCTCCACTCAACAACATTAATTACGGTACGttagatatttgtttaatggcacaAAGCTTGCTTTTTCGTTCATTGTTAACATTGGTTAAAACTTACCCAAAGAACATTTATAAGTCATctgtattcattaattcatttaaaattattttcgtgcttatatccaatttaggttcaagcacgctgtcctggccccgtgcttataaaccttaaagtctagactttaagttttataagcacgggccctggacacacacacacacacacacacacacacacacacacacacacatacacacacacatatacacacacacacacacacacacacacacacatacacacacacacacacacacatatacacacacacacatacacacacatacacacacacacatacacacacacacatacacacacacacacacacacatacacacacacacacacacacacacacacacacacacacacacacacacctcagctatctatctgggctgtctgtccaggacagtgggttagtggttagaggttagtgagagtgTAGTATCAATACACCCAGGCTAGGGCTAGCATCGCGTTGAGTATATGACGTCCTCTATTACAgaggcgggacgtggcccagtggtaaagcgctcgcttgatgcgcggtcggtttaggatcgatccccgtcggtggccccgttgggttatttctcgttccagacagtgccccacgactggtgtaacaaaggccgtggtatgtactatcctgtctgtgggatggtgcatataaaagatcccttgctgctaatcgaaaagagtagcccatgaagtggcgacagcggatttcctctctctatatctgtatggtccttaaccatatgtctgacgccatataaccgtaaataaaatgtgttgagtgcgttgttaaataaaacacttccttctttcctctattgagtagttaaaactcactctgggtgggagccggtaccgggctgcgagccCTGAGCCTACCAATCCTTATGTCCGAtgccttaaccacgacaccaccgaggccggtaatcaTCCGTGTTCAGAACTTGCTAACACTggtccccgttccacgaagcgaccgCAGCGCTACTATCACCTGAAATGCATTAGGTTGTTACGCAATTAAGGTGATCTTATGGGCCAGCATTGCGGTGAGTATATGACGTCATCTGCTACAAAGCGGGGAGATctaactcagtcggtagagcgttcgcctgCGATGTtcgggtcgtaggatcgaaccgtCTTGATGGACTCATTGGGTATTTtgcccattccagccagtgccccaagACGGATAcattaaatgccgtggtatgtactgactTGTCTGTGGAGACattcatataaaataccctGTACTACTAATGAACCcccaacattcctttcctttcttctctcatactcttagaccaagtgtcacaattaccatatgttagacacccaatagccgccgattaaacaatgtgctggcgtgtcgttaaacaaacattcctttcctttcttctctcacactattAGACCAAGTGACACAATTACCTTATcttagacacctaatagccgctgattaaacaatgtgctggggtgtcattaaacaaacattcctttcctttcttttctcacACTCTTAGACcaagtgtcataattaccatatgttagacacctaatagccactgattaaacaatgtgctggggtatcgttaaacaaacattccttttctttcttctctcaaactttagaccaagtgtcacaattacTATATGTTAAACGCctaatagccgctgattaacaatgtgctggggtgtcattaaacaaacattcctttcctttcttctgtcACACACTAGACaaagtgtcacaattaccatatgttagacacctaatagccactgattaaacaatgtgctgctgtgtcattaaacaaacattcctttcctttcttttgtcaCACACTAGACaaagtgtcacaattaccatatgttagacacctaatagccgccgattaaacaatgtgctggggtgtggttaaacattcctttcctttcttctctcacactcttAGACcaaatgtcataattaccatatgttagacacctaatagccactgattaaacaatgtgctggggtgtcgttaaacaaacattcctttcctttcttctctcaaactttagactatgtgtcacaattaccatatcttagacacctaatagccgctgattaaacaatgtgctggggtgtcattaaacaaacattcctttcctttcttctttcgtactcaagactaagaagaagaagaaaatgttttatttaacgacgcactcaacatttttatttacggtttatggcgtcggacatattgttaaggacacagatattgagggaggaaaaccgcagtcgccactttatgggctactcttttcgattagcagcaagggatcttttatatgcaccatcccacagacaggataacacataccacggcctttgatatactagtcgtggtagACGAAACGAATTGGGAATTAGTGTATGGAGAATAGCTGGGAGGAAATGTCCTGGATCACTATTATatacatcatttcatttcaacttattttcgtgcttatatccaattaaggttcaaacacgctgtcctgggcacacacctcagctatctgtccacgacagtggattagttgttagttggttagtggttagtgagagagaagagggtgtagaggccttacacctacccactgagcccttaagaactcgcatTGGGTTgtagccggtatcgggctgcgaaccctgtacctaccagcctgtagtccgatggtgtAACCACACCATCTAATAGCTTCTTATTGAAcaatatgctggggtgtcgttaaacaaactttccttttctttttgtggttgaggggcgggacgtagctcagtattaaagcgttcgcctgatgcgcggccggtctaggatcgatccccttgaGTAGggccattgagttatttctagttccagccagtgcaccactggtatatccgtgaccgtggtatgtgctatactgactgtaggatggtgcatataaaagatcccccaatactaatagaaaaatgtagcgggtttcctctctaagcttatatgtcaaaattaccaaatgtttaacatccaatagctgatgagtaATAAACCAATGGGctctagtagtatcgttaaacaaaactaaactgtAACTTTCTGTGGTTTACGGGTGTTGGAAAAAATCCCTTCGATAATATTGAGCTAAATTACATTGTTAGCACACCGATTCAATGCTGTTGTTACTTTATTGAAAcagtttattcattttattttaatttattttcgtgcttacatccaattaaggttcaagcacgctgtcctggacacacacacctcagctatctggggtgtctgcccaggacagtaggttagtcgttagtggttagagagagagagagagagagagagagagagagagagagagagagagagagagagagagagagagagagagagacacacacacacacacacacacacacacacacacacacaaagagacagagagactgtagtccgatggctcaaccacgacgcaccaccgaggccggctaTTACACTTTTAATGTTAGGCCACCGATTCACTGCTcttgttagttttattcaaaCAGTTTAAAATGATCAACCCTCGAGgcggggagggaggggggggggggggggttcacgGGGGCTTAGCGTTTCTCTGTGTGTAACAACCGCGAGAAATCCAATCAGAGAGGGCAACCAGAATCTAGACTATTAAATTTCAAGATATCCTTCACACGAAATTACCCCGTCTAATGAAGTTCTTTTACCCAGTGCCGGCGATGACAAGCGAAACCGAATTGAGCCGATCGAGCTTCGCCGTATGACGGGCCTTGATTGGTTACCGAGAACAGTTGAGACAGAAGCCACGCCCACTTTTGAATTTTGAGAGCTTCGTATGCGGTGTCAATcaccactttttttcttctttcttcttcttcggtTAATTGTTTAGCTTGCTTTCTTTTCTTGTATTTCGAGGGAAGATTTTGTGAAGTggtgttatatttgttgtatataTCGCGCGTGCCATCTAACGCCTACAcgtatacaattttttttctcatattttttctttcttttctgttgtAAAGCACAAccaccagtgtctgtatacatCGTCAGTATTGAAAGATACggggaaaaaaggaaggaagaacaCTGACACAATCTTAATAGTTTGGAAAACTTTATCTCCATCGTGGAATGCTGTTATGTTTTATCGGATGGAGATAAAATATCTTAGTTTTGTCCACGTGACGTAACGCAAACTCCCCTCTTCGTCCCGAGTACCCTGTCTTGGTTTTCGATTGTTAGTGTTCTGGTTGtgacttgaaaaaaaaacaacaacaaaagcagAAGCATCAGCGGGAGCAagaacaacagcagcagcaacagcagcaacagaaacaacaacagcagcaccaccaccaccaccactactaccgccaccaccaacaacaactgcagcagcagcaacaacaccAGGAGAAACagtagaaacaacaacaacaacagcagaaacaacaacaacaggcaaaacaacagaaaaagcagcagcagcagcagcaacaacaacaacaacaggcaaaacaacagaaacagcagcagcaacaataacaacaccAGCAGGAAAAGCAGCCGcaataacagcagcagcaacaacagccacaacaacagcagcagcaaaaacagcagcaacagcagcagcagcaataggaACATCAAAATAGCCATGAAACACAGCCGATTTACAATTGAGGATATTTTGAGACCCGACTTCGGACAGCAGCCACGTCATGGACATCGTCGCTCCTGTGTGGATGGCGATACGACGAAACAAATCCAGGAAGCGTTGCCATTAACGACAACAGCCGACGAAATTACCCGAGGACAAAAGTCATTAGAACTACAGCATAAAAAACTAGATCAAACACCTCCTGAGTTCATGTCATGTTCTTCTTGTATGGACTCTCGGAAGCCCGGACAGTTATCTGGTTTAAAGAAGCATTTTCGGTGTATCGCAGAGACAAAGGGAGAATTCGAGACAAAACAAGTGAACAAGAAACAGTGTATTGATAGACTTGTCAACGGACGGACAAGTCAACGCAAAATACCCCTTGGAAATTGTTGTTTGCAGGATAAAACGAATGCCAGAACGTGTCTGTCAAAGACAAAAAGTGAGGAGTCGGAAAAGGTTCGCGGTGTTTCGAAGAAGGTGTGTAAAGAGGGTAGATTTGATACCGGGACGGGTAGACACCCCATTACGGAATGGGCCGGGTCTCCGAAGGACGAGAAGCCGATACTGTGGCCTGCCTGGGTGTACTGCACGAGATATTCAGATCGCCCGTCAGCAGGTAAGTCTGGAAATCAGGGACCGAACTAG
Encoded here:
- the LOC121385540 gene encoding homeobox protein engrailed-like SMOX-2; the protein is MNSIPGWVGVSRNSSSNNNNTSRKSSRNNSSSNNSHNNSSSKNSSNSSSSNRNIKIAMKHSRFTIEDILRPDFGQQPRHGHRRSCVDGDTTKQIQEALPLTTTADEITRGQKSLELQHKKLDQTPPEFMSCSSCMDSRKPGQLSGLKKHFRCIAETKGEFETKQVNKKQCIDRLVNGRTSQRKIPLGNCCLQDKTNARTCLSKTKSEESEKVRGVSKKVCKEGRFDTGTGRHPITEWAGSPKDEKPILWPAWVYCTRYSDRPSAGPRVRKLQKREKVCDEKRPRTAFSSDQLEKLKTVFDTNHYLTEDKRRQLAADLGLNEAQIKIWFQNKRAKLKKTSNSQPLAEQLMAEGLYNHKTVKRDESVRFESCEY